One genomic window of Carassius gibelio isolate Cgi1373 ecotype wild population from Czech Republic chromosome A10, carGib1.2-hapl.c, whole genome shotgun sequence includes the following:
- the cabp1b gene encoding calcium-binding protein 1b isoform X3 has protein sequence MCSGLPASSSARASLRAGRLYNRELRPEEMDELREAFKEFDKDKDGFIGCKDLGNCMRTMGYMPTEMELIELSQQINMNLGGHVDFEDFVELMGPKLLAETADMIGVKELRDAFKEFDTNGDGQISTAELREAMKKLLGQQVGHRDLEDILRDIDLNGDGHVDFEEFVRMMSR, from the exons ATGTGCTCGGGCCTGCCTGCATCTTCCTCCGCAAGGGCTTCGCTCAGAGCCGGCAGGCTGTAC AACAGAGAGCTGAGACCAGAGGAAATGGATG AGCTACGAGAAGCATTCAAAGAGTTTGATAAAGACAAAGATGGCTTCATTGGCTGCAAAGACCTTGGCAACTGCATGAGAACCATGGGATACATGCCTACAGAGATGGAGCTCATCGAACTGAGCCAGCAGATCAACATGAACT TGGGAGGACATGTGGACTTTGAGGACTTTGTGGAGCTGATGGGCCCCAAACTTCTGGCTGAGACGGCAGATATGATCGGAGTAAAGGAATTGAGAGATGCTTTCAAAGAG TTTGACACCAACGGAGACGGTCAGATCAGTACAGCAGAACTAAGAGAGGCCATGAAGAAACTTCTGGGCCAGCAG GTGGGTCACAGAGATCTGGAGGACATTCTGCGGGACATCGATTTAAATGGAGACGGGCACGTGGACTTTGAAG aattTGTGCGAATGATGTCGCGCTAG
- the gpat4 gene encoding glycerol-3-phosphate acyltransferase 4 isoform X2 has product MERGAKEKNQHLYKPYSNGIIAKEPVSLEQEIQEMRRSGAEPEFDMSDIFYFCRRGVESIVDDEVTKRFTAEELESWNLLTRSNYNFHHISTRLTALWGVGVLIRYGILLPLRVTLAFTGVGLLVVLTSVVGLFPNGRIKNYLSDKVHLMCYRICVRALTAIITYHDSENKPKNGGICVANHTSPIDVIILASDGCYAMVGQVHGGLMGIIQRAMVKACPHIWFERSEVKDRHLVAKRLSDHVADESKLPILIFPEGTCINNTSVMMFKKGSFEIGCKVYPVAIKYDPRFGDAFWNSSKFGMVNYLLHMMSSWAIVCSVWYLPPMSRMEGEDAVQFANRVKAAIARKGGLADLLWDGGLKRGKVKEVFKEEQQKLYSKVLVGSSEDRSRS; this is encoded by the exons ATGGAGCGAGGAGCCAAAGAGAAGAATCAGCATCTCTACAAACCCTACAGCAATG GGATCATTGCTAAAGAGCCAGTGTCCCTCGAACAGGAGATCCAGGAAATGAGGCGTAGTGGTGCGGAGCCTGAGTTTGACATGTCTGACATCTTCTATTTCTGCCGGCGAGGTGTGGAGAGCATCGTCGATGACGAGGTGACCAAACGCTTCACAGCAGAGGAGCTGGAGTCCTGGAACCTGCTGACCCGAAGCAACTACAACTTCCACCACATCAGCACCAGGCTCACGGCGCTCTGGGGAGTGGGAGTGCTCATCCGATATGGAATTCTGCTCCCACTCAG GGTCACGCTTGCTTTCACCGGTGTCGGTCTTCTCGTGGTTCTGACATCAGTTGTTGGACTGTTTCCAAACGGAAG AATAAAGAATTATCTCAGTGACAAGGTTCATCTGATGTGTTACCGGATCTGTGTAAGAGCCCTCACGGCCATCATCACCTACCATGACAG TGAGAATAAACCCAAAAACGGAGGAATCTGCGTGGCCAATCACACCTCACCTATCGATGTCATCATTCTGGCTAGTGATGGGTGCTATGCTATG GTGGGTCAGGTCCATGGTGGTCTGATGGGGATCATTCAGAGGGCGATGGTCAAGGCTTGTCCTCACATCTGGTTTGAGAGGTCTGAAGTGAAGGACCGACACCTAGTGGCCAAACG attgagtGACCATGTTGCAGACGAAAGCAAACTGCCTATCCTCATATTCCCAGAGG GAACTTGTATAAACAACACTTCAGTCATGATGTTCAAGAAGGGAAGCTTTGAGATCGGCTGCAAAGTGTACCCTGTGGCAATAAAA TATGACCCTCGTTTTGGGGATGCGTTCTGGAACAGTAGCAAGTTTGGGATGGTGAACTACCTGCTGCACATGATGAGCAGCTGGGCCATTGTGTGTAGCGTCTGGTACCTTCCACCTATGAGCCGTATG GAAGGGGAAGACGCTGTACAGTTTGCTAATAGGGTCAAAGCAGCCATCGCTAGAAAGGGAGGACTGGCAGACTTATTGTG GGATGGTGGTTTAAAACGAGGGAAAGTCAAAGAAGTTTTCAAGGAGGAGCAGCAGAAACTTTACAGCAAGGTTTTAGTGGGCAGCAGTGAAGACCGCAGTCGCTCGTGA
- the gpat4 gene encoding glycerol-3-phosphate acyltransferase 4 isoform X1, whose protein sequence is MESYLFPFDSLICMLLGISFTVWFTLLLVFIIVPAIFGVSFGIRRLYMKSLIKLFEWATLRMERGAKEKNQHLYKPYSNGIIAKEPVSLEQEIQEMRRSGAEPEFDMSDIFYFCRRGVESIVDDEVTKRFTAEELESWNLLTRSNYNFHHISTRLTALWGVGVLIRYGILLPLRVTLAFTGVGLLVVLTSVVGLFPNGRIKNYLSDKVHLMCYRICVRALTAIITYHDSENKPKNGGICVANHTSPIDVIILASDGCYAMVGQVHGGLMGIIQRAMVKACPHIWFERSEVKDRHLVAKRLSDHVADESKLPILIFPEGTCINNTSVMMFKKGSFEIGCKVYPVAIKYDPRFGDAFWNSSKFGMVNYLLHMMSSWAIVCSVWYLPPMSRMEGEDAVQFANRVKAAIARKGGLADLLWDGGLKRGKVKEVFKEEQQKLYSKVLVGSSEDRSRS, encoded by the exons ATGGAGTCCTACCTCTTCCCTTTCGATAGCCTGATCTGTATGCTCCTGGGCATCTCCTTCACGGTGTGGTTCACCCTTCTTCTGGTGTTCATCATCGTACCTGCAATCTTCGGTGTGTCTTTTGGGATCCGCAGACTGTATATGAAGTCCCTCATCAAGCTTTTTGAG TGGGCGACCTTAAGAATGGAGCGAGGAGCCAAAGAGAAGAATCAGCATCTCTACAAACCCTACAGCAATG GGATCATTGCTAAAGAGCCAGTGTCCCTCGAACAGGAGATCCAGGAAATGAGGCGTAGTGGTGCGGAGCCTGAGTTTGACATGTCTGACATCTTCTATTTCTGCCGGCGAGGTGTGGAGAGCATCGTCGATGACGAGGTGACCAAACGCTTCACAGCAGAGGAGCTGGAGTCCTGGAACCTGCTGACCCGAAGCAACTACAACTTCCACCACATCAGCACCAGGCTCACGGCGCTCTGGGGAGTGGGAGTGCTCATCCGATATGGAATTCTGCTCCCACTCAG GGTCACGCTTGCTTTCACCGGTGTCGGTCTTCTCGTGGTTCTGACATCAGTTGTTGGACTGTTTCCAAACGGAAG AATAAAGAATTATCTCAGTGACAAGGTTCATCTGATGTGTTACCGGATCTGTGTAAGAGCCCTCACGGCCATCATCACCTACCATGACAG TGAGAATAAACCCAAAAACGGAGGAATCTGCGTGGCCAATCACACCTCACCTATCGATGTCATCATTCTGGCTAGTGATGGGTGCTATGCTATG GTGGGTCAGGTCCATGGTGGTCTGATGGGGATCATTCAGAGGGCGATGGTCAAGGCTTGTCCTCACATCTGGTTTGAGAGGTCTGAAGTGAAGGACCGACACCTAGTGGCCAAACG attgagtGACCATGTTGCAGACGAAAGCAAACTGCCTATCCTCATATTCCCAGAGG GAACTTGTATAAACAACACTTCAGTCATGATGTTCAAGAAGGGAAGCTTTGAGATCGGCTGCAAAGTGTACCCTGTGGCAATAAAA TATGACCCTCGTTTTGGGGATGCGTTCTGGAACAGTAGCAAGTTTGGGATGGTGAACTACCTGCTGCACATGATGAGCAGCTGGGCCATTGTGTGTAGCGTCTGGTACCTTCCACCTATGAGCCGTATG GAAGGGGAAGACGCTGTACAGTTTGCTAATAGGGTCAAAGCAGCCATCGCTAGAAAGGGAGGACTGGCAGACTTATTGTG GGATGGTGGTTTAAAACGAGGGAAAGTCAAAGAAGTTTTCAAGGAGGAGCAGCAGAAACTTTACAGCAAGGTTTTAGTGGGCAGCAGTGAAGACCGCAGTCGCTCGTGA
- the cabp1b gene encoding calcium-binding protein 1b isoform X1 — MSAYLPKSESTTSLIKTNRRVRTDPASHHNGHRHAGGGGGEDSCWTDECDATARRPLCQPNHGRKAEKIQNHQDGPEHCKPSRRHNTIDHPGLLHGIPRSSRTPSPTSSLSKRSDEAALFFETKDKHRTGSNQSLTSSPPPALQPSSTRAPGGASAYSGARDADLHPIVKSVFGQNRELRPEEMDELREAFKEFDKDKDGFIGCKDLGNCMRTMGYMPTEMELIELSQQINMNLGGHVDFEDFVELMGPKLLAETADMIGVKELRDAFKEFDTNGDGQISTAELREAMKKLLGQQVGHRDLEDILRDIDLNGDGHVDFEEFVRMMSR; from the exons CGCGGGAGGCGGCGGAGGCGAGGACTCGTGCTGGACCGATGAATGTGATGCCACCGCCCGGAGACCCCTGTGCCAACCGAATCACGGCCGAAAAGCTGAGAAGATCCAGAATCATCAGGATGGACCGGAACACTGCAAACCGTCACGACGCCACAACACCATTGACCATCCGGGTCTACTCCACGGGATTCCCCGCAGCAGCCGGACGCCCTCGCCTACTTCATCCCTCTCCAAGCGCTCGGACGAAGCCGCGCTGTTCTTTGAAACGAAGGACAAGCATCGGACGGGCTCGAATCAAAGCCTCACCTCCAGTCCACCTCCAGCTCTTCAGCCCAGCAGCACGCGCGCCCCCGGGGGAGCGAGCGCCTACAGCGGCGCGCGTGATGCAGACCTCCATCCCATTGTCAAATCAGTCTTTGGTCAG AACAGAGAGCTGAGACCAGAGGAAATGGATG AGCTACGAGAAGCATTCAAAGAGTTTGATAAAGACAAAGATGGCTTCATTGGCTGCAAAGACCTTGGCAACTGCATGAGAACCATGGGATACATGCCTACAGAGATGGAGCTCATCGAACTGAGCCAGCAGATCAACATGAACT TGGGAGGACATGTGGACTTTGAGGACTTTGTGGAGCTGATGGGCCCCAAACTTCTGGCTGAGACGGCAGATATGATCGGAGTAAAGGAATTGAGAGATGCTTTCAAAGAG TTTGACACCAACGGAGACGGTCAGATCAGTACAGCAGAACTAAGAGAGGCCATGAAGAAACTTCTGGGCCAGCAG GTGGGTCACAGAGATCTGGAGGACATTCTGCGGGACATCGATTTAAATGGAGACGGGCACGTGGACTTTGAAG aattTGTGCGAATGATGTCGCGCTAG
- the cabp1b gene encoding calcium-binding protein 1b isoform X2 — protein METCGCSHTCASGCIDSQERKISRRDFTMGNCVKSPLKNFSKKDRKRSYKAVQSCDEGVRSGEALAALTQNSTYMHNVLGPACIFLRKGFAQSRQANRELRPEEMDELREAFKEFDKDKDGFIGCKDLGNCMRTMGYMPTEMELIELSQQINMNLGGHVDFEDFVELMGPKLLAETADMIGVKELRDAFKEFDTNGDGQISTAELREAMKKLLGQQVGHRDLEDILRDIDLNGDGHVDFEEFVRMMSR, from the exons ATGGAGACATGTGGATGCTCACACACGTGTGCAAGCGGCTGCATTGACTCTCAAGAGCGTAAAATTAGCAGAAGGGACTTTACTATGGGAAACTGCGTTAAATCGCCGCTTAAGAATTTCTCCAAGAAG GACCGGAAGCGCAGCTACAAAGCAGTGCAATCATGTGATGAAGGAGTGAGATCTGGAGAGGCCCTCGCGGCCTTGACTCAGAACTCAACATACATGCACAATGTGCTCGGGCCTGCCTGCATCTTCCTCCGCAAGGGCTTCGCTCAGAGCCGGCAGGCT AACAGAGAGCTGAGACCAGAGGAAATGGATG AGCTACGAGAAGCATTCAAAGAGTTTGATAAAGACAAAGATGGCTTCATTGGCTGCAAAGACCTTGGCAACTGCATGAGAACCATGGGATACATGCCTACAGAGATGGAGCTCATCGAACTGAGCCAGCAGATCAACATGAACT TGGGAGGACATGTGGACTTTGAGGACTTTGTGGAGCTGATGGGCCCCAAACTTCTGGCTGAGACGGCAGATATGATCGGAGTAAAGGAATTGAGAGATGCTTTCAAAGAG TTTGACACCAACGGAGACGGTCAGATCAGTACAGCAGAACTAAGAGAGGCCATGAAGAAACTTCTGGGCCAGCAG GTGGGTCACAGAGATCTGGAGGACATTCTGCGGGACATCGATTTAAATGGAGACGGGCACGTGGACTTTGAAG aattTGTGCGAATGATGTCGCGCTAG